A portion of the Vibrio coralliirubri genome contains these proteins:
- a CDS encoding DUF1439 domain-containing protein produces MIINVAKKFILAASALMLGGCVSYSVTEQEMTNYLQDSVMLEQEVGVQNVMYAQVAVDDLAVQIGRADAERVSVLANTNAKVQVFNMPNMGLDLDIEFSAIPEYDKESGEVYLKSLRLERFEEKGKQLSPEIEKLLKPAVSMIGFALSQSPVYKLDSNKVQESLIKSSEPNLVIKDNKLVIELFD; encoded by the coding sequence ATGATAATTAACGTAGCAAAAAAGTTCATTTTAGCAGCTTCTGCACTGATGCTAGGCGGTTGTGTGAGCTACAGCGTGACTGAGCAAGAAATGACGAACTACCTGCAAGATTCGGTGATGTTAGAGCAAGAAGTGGGTGTACAAAACGTTATGTATGCGCAAGTGGCGGTTGATGACTTAGCGGTGCAAATTGGTCGAGCTGATGCCGAGCGTGTGTCTGTTTTGGCGAATACCAATGCAAAGGTTCAAGTGTTTAACATGCCAAACATGGGGCTAGATCTGGATATCGAATTCAGCGCGATTCCCGAATACGACAAAGAGAGTGGTGAGGTCTACTTAAAATCTCTGCGTCTTGAGCGCTTTGAGGAGAAGGGAAAGCAGCTTTCTCCTGAAATAGAGAAGTTACTTAAGCCTGCCGTTTCTATGATTGGTTTTGCGTTGTCTCAGTCACCGGTTTACAAATTGGATAGCAATAAGGTTCAAGAGTCATTGATCAAGTCATCGGAACCTAATCTAGTGATTAAAGACAACAAGCTGGTCATCGAGTTATTTGATTAA
- a CDS encoding glutamate synthase-related protein encodes MKNPVIADNKPVKVELTEGEEYYFCTCGKSKNQPFCDGSHAGTGFKPKSFVAEETRDAYLCRCKYSNNLPFCDGTHKQFTAEQVGQEGPDVHIQAATPDLSPAASATKEEPTVEFIHQLARDGLSKVGHHGPMTSMGVPRYLLPHWDDIQVMVAQMATKPLLENVPVGTELIIGPKAKKPLKLNISLFVSDMSFGSLSEEAKISLATGAELAGTGICSGEGGMLPEEQAANSRYFYELASAQFGYDESKLKNVQAFHFKGGQGAKTGTGGHLPGAKNIGKIAEVRGIEAGTAAISPPTFVDLKTVEDFKNFADRVREVTGGIPIGFKLSANHIEEDIQFALDASADYIILDGRGGGTGAAPEMFRDHISVPTIPALGRARAYLDKQGVSDRVTLIITGGLRVPMDFVKAMALGADGVAISNSAMQSIGCVAARMCNTNNCPAGIATQKADLRQRLNVEKASNQLKNFFEASTELMQVMARACGHDHLNQFNPHDLATWNREMAELSGVAYSGVSSLNQLK; translated from the coding sequence ATGAAGAATCCAGTAATAGCGGATAACAAACCCGTTAAGGTCGAGCTAACCGAAGGCGAGGAGTATTACTTCTGTACCTGTGGCAAATCGAAAAACCAACCGTTTTGTGATGGTTCTCATGCAGGAACGGGCTTCAAACCGAAGAGTTTCGTGGCCGAGGAAACCCGCGACGCTTACCTGTGCCGCTGTAAGTATTCGAATAATCTCCCTTTTTGTGATGGCACCCATAAACAGTTTACGGCTGAGCAAGTGGGTCAAGAAGGCCCCGATGTTCATATCCAAGCGGCAACGCCCGATCTCTCACCGGCGGCTTCTGCAACCAAAGAAGAGCCCACGGTCGAGTTCATTCATCAATTAGCACGAGATGGCTTATCCAAAGTGGGTCACCATGGACCAATGACTTCAATGGGTGTCCCAAGATATCTATTACCTCACTGGGATGATATTCAAGTGATGGTTGCACAAATGGCGACCAAACCGTTATTGGAAAACGTGCCCGTCGGTACTGAGCTTATTATTGGGCCAAAAGCGAAAAAGCCGCTTAAATTGAACATCTCTTTATTTGTGTCTGATATGAGTTTTGGGTCGTTATCTGAAGAAGCGAAAATCTCTTTAGCGACAGGTGCGGAGCTTGCGGGGACGGGAATTTGCTCGGGTGAGGGCGGAATGTTACCCGAAGAGCAAGCGGCGAACTCACGTTACTTTTATGAATTAGCTAGCGCACAATTTGGTTACGACGAATCTAAGCTCAAAAATGTCCAAGCCTTCCATTTTAAAGGTGGGCAGGGTGCTAAAACCGGAACAGGCGGTCACCTACCGGGTGCGAAGAACATTGGCAAGATAGCCGAGGTGCGTGGCATTGAAGCGGGTACCGCCGCGATTTCACCACCCACCTTTGTTGATCTAAAAACCGTCGAGGATTTCAAAAATTTCGCCGACCGAGTTCGAGAAGTGACGGGCGGTATCCCAATAGGGTTCAAGTTGAGTGCCAATCATATTGAAGAGGATATTCAGTTTGCGCTTGATGCCAGTGCCGATTACATCATTTTGGATGGTCGAGGCGGTGGTACTGGGGCGGCGCCAGAAATGTTCCGTGACCATATTAGTGTGCCGACCATTCCAGCGCTTGGTCGTGCCAGAGCCTATCTAGACAAGCAAGGCGTAAGTGACAGAGTCACCTTAATCATTACCGGTGGGCTTCGTGTTCCAATGGACTTCGTAAAAGCGATGGCGCTTGGTGCAGATGGTGTCGCTATCTCGAACAGTGCCATGCAGTCGATAGGTTGTGTTGCTGCCCGTATGTGTAACACCAATAATTGCCCGGCGGGCATAGCGACTCAAAAAGCCGATTTACGCCAACGGTTAAATGTCGAGAAGGCATCGAATCAATTAAAGAACTTTTTCGAAGCCTCGACGGAGTTGATGCAAGTGATGGCGAGAGCGTGCGGTCATGATCATTTGAATCAGTTTAATCCTCACGATTTGGCAACGTGGAATCGCGAAATGGCCGAGCTATCTGGAGTCGCTTACTCAGGTGTCAGTTCACTAAATCAACTTAAGTAA
- a CDS encoding sigma-54 interaction domain-containing protein — translation MPSKRVSPEPITRSVILLCNTACLHHSQWVGELRLHNWEAQVAETTEQAIHLLDRRGESYAPIVVSCLTSSSIDKQCEQISALKVHSPSLKAIAICNQPPSRNLSLIKQTFWDYYHLPIDTEWLCRNLGHAYGMVDTKQTKPKLASCHECQLVGQSRTIQQLKKKIAKIANNDFPVLIQGETGTGKSLCARLIHEASARSQKPFIAVNCGAIPQSLIHSELFGFEKGSFTGANKRYVGHVEKANGGTLFLDEIGDLELSLQTYLLHFLENSSIERLGSNNQLPVDCRVIFATNVNIEQAVAAGKFRKDLFHRINVLPLDLVPLNDHKEDIEDLVRFELKHNYASKTKLPSDTLEQMKQYHWPGNVRELFNCIKRAIVLSNSSALSTRHMGIQLKDASPDTESGTRLSSKNVRRVIQQHHYNISQSAKALSISRTTLYKLIKKHQIVI, via the coding sequence ATGCCATCAAAAAGAGTATCACCTGAGCCAATAACTCGTTCTGTGATTCTGTTATGCAACACCGCATGCCTGCACCATAGTCAGTGGGTAGGAGAGCTGCGTCTCCATAACTGGGAAGCTCAAGTTGCAGAAACGACCGAACAGGCCATTCACTTACTTGATAGACGCGGCGAAAGCTACGCACCAATTGTCGTTTCTTGTCTAACATCATCCTCAATCGACAAACAGTGTGAGCAAATATCAGCGTTAAAGGTTCACTCTCCAAGTTTAAAAGCAATCGCTATCTGCAACCAACCACCAAGCCGCAACTTATCGCTCATTAAGCAAACCTTTTGGGATTATTACCACCTACCTATTGATACAGAATGGCTTTGTCGAAATTTAGGGCATGCGTATGGCATGGTCGACACCAAGCAAACTAAACCTAAGCTAGCCTCGTGCCATGAATGTCAATTGGTAGGGCAATCCAGAACCATCCAACAACTTAAAAAGAAGATAGCCAAGATCGCTAACAACGATTTTCCAGTGCTGATTCAAGGGGAAACCGGAACTGGAAAAAGCCTATGCGCGCGTTTAATACATGAGGCCTCAGCCCGCAGTCAAAAACCTTTCATCGCTGTAAATTGTGGCGCAATTCCACAATCCCTGATTCACTCAGAGTTATTTGGCTTTGAAAAAGGCTCGTTCACGGGTGCAAACAAACGCTACGTCGGACATGTGGAAAAAGCGAATGGTGGCACACTATTTTTGGATGAGATCGGCGACCTTGAGCTCTCACTACAAACTTACCTGCTCCACTTTCTTGAAAATAGTTCGATAGAACGACTCGGCAGTAATAACCAATTGCCCGTAGATTGCCGTGTAATTTTCGCCACCAACGTCAATATCGAACAAGCCGTTGCTGCGGGTAAATTTCGAAAGGATCTCTTTCATCGCATCAATGTACTTCCATTAGATCTAGTACCACTCAATGATCACAAAGAAGACATTGAAGATTTGGTTCGATTTGAACTGAAGCACAATTACGCATCCAAAACCAAACTGCCTAGTGACACCCTTGAGCAAATGAAACAGTACCATTGGCCGGGCAATGTCAGAGAATTATTTAACTGCATAAAAAGAGCGATTGTTCTTTCTAACTCAAGCGCCCTCTCTACCCGTCATATGGGGATTCAATTAAAAGACGCGTCGCCCGATACTGAGAGTGGCACTCGACTTTCTTCAAAAAATGTTCGTCGAGTGATTCAGCAACACCACTACAATATTTCCCAATCTGCTAAAGCGTTGTCTATTTCTCGGACAACCTTGTACAAGCTGATTAAAAAACATCAGATAGTAATTTAA